In Selenomonas sp. TAMA-11512, a genomic segment contains:
- the rnpA gene encoding ribonuclease P protein component, translating to MRKYTLPRSILIKRRADFQRVYQKGKTFSNRMIVIYVFRSDDLFGRVGFAAGKKLGSAPVRNRVKRLLRESYRLHREDIKDGYAILLVGRKAATAAKCQDVERALVDVLRRAKLLKKQV from the coding sequence ATGAGGAAATACACGTTACCTCGTTCCATATTGATTAAGAGAAGAGCGGATTTTCAGCGCGTCTACCAAAAGGGAAAGACGTTTTCCAATCGCATGATCGTCATCTACGTCTTTCGGAGTGACGACCTTTTCGGTCGCGTCGGCTTTGCCGCCGGAAAAAAGCTCGGCTCCGCGCCGGTAAGAAATCGCGTGAAGCGCCTACTTCGAGAGAGCTACCGCCTCCACAGGGAAGACATCAAAGACGGCTATGCAATTCTCCTCGTCGGACGCAAGGCGGCGACGGCTGCCAAGTGTCAGGATGTGGAGAGAGCGCTCGTGGATGTGCTGCGCCGCGCCAAGCTCTTAAAGAAGCAAGTATAA
- the yidD gene encoding membrane protein insertion efficiency factor YidD, protein MKSLLRVLKRLPSRALLFLIAVYQSCISPLFPPACRYYPTCSQYAKEAVLRYGALRGGYLAVKRILRCRPRGGHGYDPVP, encoded by the coding sequence ATGAAATCTCTACTTCGTGTCCTGAAGCGGCTGCCGAGCAGAGCTCTGCTCTTTCTGATCGCCGTGTATCAGAGCTGTATATCCCCGTTATTTCCGCCTGCGTGCAGATACTATCCTACCTGCTCGCAATACGCGAAGGAAGCCGTTCTTCGATACGGCGCGCTTCGCGGCGGATACCTTGCCGTCAAGCGGATTCTTCGATGCCGTCCCCGGGGCGGCCACGGGTACGATCCGGTACCGTAA